From a region of the Sandaracinaceae bacterium genome:
- a CDS encoding MCE family protein, whose protein sequence is MSLEVRVGLLILVAVVLLGAFVITIGGFTGEEGKTLYIDFDHPGNVLGGAPVNIGNIRVGRVEEIEYRGGTLDPDTGRSPLIRIRLEIQASYFDSIHEDARVYVTSTSIVGESLIAIDPGSQDRPVVADGHILVGIDPPRMDQAFAMMFELLENIHGLLRDNREELDSLLSAAANMVRSLDGIFTRHGDRIDRIMQNIETATDQTNDLLGNANELITGPRVQRTLRNVDGITSSINREIDPLLADARSIATKVDDLLDMLGEEQQTQIQSTIRDVSDIAHRGTGITEDAEEIVTHIRQGRGTVGAMLMDEEIYDDVQEMLRDLKHNPWKLFWRE, encoded by the coding sequence ATGTCCCTCGAGGTCCGAGTCGGCCTGCTGATCCTGGTGGCCGTCGTGCTGCTGGGCGCGTTCGTCATCACAATCGGTGGCTTCACCGGTGAAGAGGGAAAGACCCTCTACATCGACTTCGACCACCCCGGAAACGTGCTGGGCGGCGCTCCCGTCAACATCGGCAACATCCGCGTGGGCCGGGTCGAGGAGATCGAGTACCGCGGCGGTACGCTGGACCCGGACACGGGCCGCAGCCCGCTCATCCGCATCCGGCTCGAGATCCAGGCCTCGTACTTCGACAGCATCCACGAGGACGCACGCGTGTACGTGACCTCCACCAGCATCGTGGGTGAGAGCCTCATCGCCATCGATCCCGGCAGCCAGGACCGGCCCGTGGTGGCGGACGGTCACATCCTCGTGGGCATCGACCCTCCGCGCATGGACCAGGCGTTCGCCATGATGTTCGAGCTGCTCGAGAACATCCACGGCCTGTTGCGCGACAACCGCGAGGAGCTGGACTCGCTGCTCTCGGCGGCCGCCAACATGGTGCGCTCGCTGGACGGCATCTTCACGCGTCACGGCGACCGCATCGACCGCATCATGCAGAACATCGAGACGGCCACCGACCAGACCAACGACCTGCTGGGCAACGCCAACGAGCTCATCACCGGGCCCCGCGTGCAGCGCACCCTGCGCAACGTGGACGGCATCACCAGCAGCATCAACCGCGAGATCGACCCGCTGCTGGCCGACGCGCGCAGCATCGCCACCAAGGTGGACGACCTGCTGGACATGCTGGGCGAAGAGCAGCAGACCCAGATCCAGAGCACCATCCGCGACGTGTCGGACATCGCTCACCGCGGCACGGGCATCACCGAGGACGCCGAGGAGATCGTCACCCACATCCGCCAGGGCCGCGGCACCGTCGGCGCCATGCTCATGGACGAGGAGATCTACGACGACGTGCAGGAGATGCTGCGCGACCTGAAGCACAACCCCTGGAAGCTCTTCTGGCGAGAGTGA
- a CDS encoding ABC transporter permease produces the protein MSNGTSTSLAIPERMGAAMLDIAEQVGGIAIMAGQILRRAMPWKIDRYEFVRNMYRMGVKSLPILAATAFFVGAIMVIQAAPLVIRYNARSFVGWSAIYTTFREIGPLLMALMFNGRVGANNTAELGTMAVTEQLDALRALAIDPITYLVVPRAISIVIILTCLCIIGDFLAIVGAMGMASVMLDVHWMLFLNSALPRLELWDFAVGVIKAFLYGIMIALNSCYFGLSTTGGAPGVGRAVNRSVVAAASGVFIADYLSTFILD, from the coding sequence ATGAGCAACGGAACCTCGACGTCGCTAGCCATCCCCGAGCGGATGGGCGCTGCGATGCTCGACATCGCCGAGCAGGTGGGCGGCATCGCCATCATGGCCGGGCAGATCCTGCGGCGCGCCATGCCGTGGAAGATCGACCGCTACGAGTTCGTCCGCAACATGTACCGCATGGGCGTGAAGTCGCTGCCCATCCTCGCGGCCACGGCGTTCTTCGTGGGCGCCATCATGGTCATCCAGGCCGCGCCGCTGGTCATTCGCTACAACGCCCGCAGCTTCGTGGGCTGGTCCGCCATCTACACCACGTTCCGCGAAATCGGCCCGCTGCTCATGGCGCTCATGTTCAACGGGCGCGTGGGCGCCAACAACACCGCCGAGCTCGGCACCATGGCGGTCACCGAGCAGCTGGACGCGCTGCGCGCGCTGGCCATCGACCCCATCACCTACCTGGTGGTGCCGCGCGCCATCAGCATCGTCATCATCCTCACGTGCCTGTGCATCATCGGCGACTTCCTGGCCATCGTAGGCGCCATGGGCATGGCCTCGGTCATGCTGGACGTGCACTGGATGCTGTTCCTCAACAGCGCCCTCCCCCGCCTGGAGCTCTGGGACTTCGCCGTCGGCGTCATCAAGGCCTTCCTCTACGGCATCATGATCGCGCTCAACTCCTGCTACTTCGGCCTCTCCACCACGGGCGGCGCGCCCGGCGTGGGGCGTGCCGTCAACCGCTCGGTGGTCGCGGCCGCCAGCGGCGTCTTCATCGCGGACTACTTGTCCACCTTCATCTTGGACTGA
- a CDS encoding secretion protein, with translation MRTWSPAASFFCLVLVLGLAACDATLESGLDETQADAVVVALHGQGIGAEKLASAGNDPSFEVRVAADDVGPALRVLREAGLPAAPEPGVHAVFGEGGLVPTATEERARYAAALGGELAGTLERIDGVLDARVHVALPDRRLALMDDAPQRPRASVLLKHHRGEPPYDAEAVRALVAGAVDGMLPADVAVMSVIAPPPSDSRQALVKLGPVSVTRGSSPALRTILIAGLAGHAVLALLLVGVVARARRRVGELEVSLAKAVEANAALSPAE, from the coding sequence ATGCGCACATGGTCGCCCGCTGCTTCGTTCTTCTGTCTGGTCCTCGTCCTCGGCCTCGCGGCCTGTGACGCCACCCTCGAGAGCGGGCTGGACGAGACCCAGGCGGACGCGGTGGTGGTGGCCCTGCACGGGCAGGGCATCGGCGCAGAGAAGCTGGCCAGCGCGGGGAACGACCCCTCCTTCGAGGTGCGCGTGGCCGCCGACGACGTGGGCCCCGCGCTGCGCGTCCTGCGCGAGGCCGGCTTGCCGGCGGCTCCAGAGCCCGGCGTCCATGCCGTGTTCGGGGAGGGTGGGCTGGTCCCCACGGCCACGGAGGAGCGCGCCCGCTATGCGGCGGCGCTGGGTGGCGAGCTGGCCGGCACGCTCGAGCGCATCGACGGGGTGCTGGACGCGCGGGTGCACGTGGCGCTGCCCGACCGGCGCCTGGCCCTCATGGACGACGCGCCGCAGCGGCCACGGGCCTCGGTGCTCCTCAAGCACCACCGCGGAGAGCCCCCTTACGACGCCGAAGCGGTGCGCGCGCTGGTGGCCGGGGCCGTGGACGGGATGCTGCCCGCCGACGTGGCTGTCATGTCCGTGATCGCTCCGCCCCCCTCGGACAGCCGCCAGGCCCTGGTGAAGCTGGGGCCCGTCTCGGTCACGCGGGGGTCCTCTCCGGCCCTCCGGACGATCTTGATCGCGGGGCTGGCCGGGCACGCGGTGCTGGCCCTGCTGCTGGTGGGGGTGGTGGCCCGCGCTCGTCGCCGGGTGGGGGAGCTGGAGGTCAGCCTGGCCAAGGCGGTCGAGGCCAACGCCGCCCTGAGCCCCGCAGAGTGA
- a CDS encoding competence/damage-inducible protein A, with the protein MPKTAAALMVGNEILTGKIEDTNTRYLAKRLFELGIALRQVVVCPDEMDIIVRELNQLRAGHDIVFTSGGVGPTHDDITIDAVAAAFGRPVVESPEIAAMIRAHFGDIVTPAHLRMANMPEGAELVRNAKSGWPTVLCGNVYILPGVPEIFERKLDALRERLDEGQRFFNQTVYTHCDEGEIAALLTELTFAHPTVTIGSYLVLSDPGYRVRVTFDCVEAAASRAAADAFAAALPTDKLVRRTPVAD; encoded by the coding sequence GTGCCAAAGACAGCCGCCGCCCTGATGGTCGGGAACGAGATCCTCACGGGCAAGATCGAAGACACCAACACGCGCTACCTGGCGAAGCGGCTGTTCGAGCTGGGCATCGCGCTGCGGCAGGTGGTGGTCTGCCCCGATGAGATGGACATCATCGTTCGCGAGCTGAACCAGCTGCGCGCCGGACACGACATCGTGTTCACCAGCGGCGGCGTGGGGCCCACGCACGACGACATCACCATCGATGCGGTGGCCGCCGCGTTCGGGCGCCCCGTGGTGGAGTCGCCCGAGATCGCCGCCATGATCCGCGCGCACTTCGGCGACATCGTGACCCCCGCGCACCTGCGGATGGCCAACATGCCGGAGGGCGCCGAGCTGGTGCGCAACGCCAAGAGCGGCTGGCCCACGGTGCTGTGCGGCAACGTGTACATCCTGCCGGGAGTGCCCGAGATCTTCGAGCGCAAGCTGGACGCCCTGCGCGAGCGCCTGGACGAGGGGCAGCGCTTCTTCAACCAGACGGTGTACACGCACTGCGACGAGGGCGAGATCGCCGCGCTGCTCACGGAGCTCACGTTTGCGCACCCCACGGTGACCATCGGCAGCTACCTGGTGCTGAGCGACCCCGGCTACCGCGTGCGCGTCACGTTCGACTGTGTGGAGGCCGCGGCGAGCCGAGCGGCTGCCGACGCGTTCGCCGCCGCGCTCCCAACCGACAAGCTGGTGCGGCGCACCCCCGTCGCTGATTGA
- a CDS encoding protein kinase, whose translation MPDASIPSLPPGTLVLNRFEVVEFANEDALGALYRAKDTKTQRAIALRVFRLAHMTPGAQQALKASVRAATKIRHPNVATTFGLGIALGAHVLAFEWIEGQTLAACLKARGGKPVSLRGAAQVIHSVCEALEAAEEHGEGAPHGALRPDAVWIGQNGVVKVAEFGVASALVGQLGIGVLPVDEQTCLAPEVKAGGAATLQSDVFSVGAITYQLLTGRSTAQGYVAPSKAHEHGTPAIDSWLLKCLAPDPANRYAIFDVVRESLDDLVQHAPEPAPTADFGVALRAAGAAGRVSLVAPDPNAPGAGRPQVGARVSIDEGFRPTADVQAAGAAPSAIVDLGSLLAQVTENDSQRWIVVKDGLDHGPFSGRELVRMLVAGEVSSTHGVMNMDTGERKPVAQWPEFSEFAAQYAAKVKQEATAVAVTKVESSEKKAGRTKLLVGGALILAVVGGGVAFAVTRTASDSERVAQADLDGLYEMGEIAIEGTAETLTDPHAAGGGSRRHGGGGGQRPTGGGGTPGAPSEGGGGGGGGSGLSYEDAMNREVEMGDISGGGAGGGQLTSAQVAAVMNQHVNRVYGACVVPEQARGGDLNGVTIDIAILGSGQVQGASAREGSQEFKSCVNRVVRGVNFPSFGAPRMGARYRFNAR comes from the coding sequence ATGCCAGACGCTTCCATCCCATCGCTGCCGCCGGGCACGCTCGTCCTGAACCGCTTCGAAGTGGTCGAGTTCGCCAACGAGGACGCCCTCGGCGCGCTCTACCGTGCGAAGGACACCAAGACCCAGCGCGCGATCGCGCTGCGCGTCTTTCGCCTCGCGCACATGACCCCGGGGGCGCAGCAGGCGCTCAAGGCGTCGGTCCGCGCGGCCACCAAGATCCGGCACCCGAACGTGGCCACCACCTTCGGCCTCGGCATCGCGCTGGGCGCGCACGTGCTGGCGTTCGAGTGGATCGAGGGGCAGACGCTGGCGGCGTGCCTCAAGGCGCGCGGCGGCAAGCCGGTGTCGCTGCGCGGCGCGGCCCAGGTCATCCACAGCGTGTGCGAGGCGCTCGAAGCCGCCGAAGAGCACGGCGAAGGGGCCCCGCACGGAGCGTTGCGTCCGGACGCCGTCTGGATTGGCCAGAACGGCGTCGTGAAGGTGGCCGAGTTCGGGGTGGCCAGCGCGCTCGTGGGGCAGCTGGGCATCGGGGTGCTGCCCGTGGACGAGCAGACCTGCCTGGCGCCGGAAGTGAAGGCGGGTGGGGCGGCCACGCTGCAGTCCGACGTCTTCTCGGTGGGCGCCATCACCTACCAGCTGCTCACGGGGCGCTCCACGGCGCAGGGCTATGTGGCCCCCTCCAAGGCGCACGAGCACGGCACACCGGCCATCGATAGCTGGTTATTGAAGTGCCTCGCCCCAGACCCGGCCAACCGCTACGCCATCTTCGACGTGGTGCGCGAGTCGCTGGACGACCTGGTGCAGCACGCCCCCGAGCCCGCGCCCACGGCCGACTTCGGCGTGGCCCTGCGCGCGGCAGGGGCCGCAGGGCGCGTCTCGCTGGTGGCACCGGACCCCAACGCACCCGGGGCAGGCCGGCCGCAGGTGGGCGCGCGCGTGTCCATCGACGAGGGCTTCCGGCCCACGGCCGACGTGCAGGCAGCGGGCGCGGCGCCGTCGGCCATCGTGGACCTGGGCTCGCTCTTGGCGCAGGTCACCGAGAACGACTCGCAGCGCTGGATCGTGGTGAAGGACGGACTCGACCACGGGCCGTTCTCCGGGCGCGAGCTGGTGCGCATGCTGGTGGCTGGCGAGGTGTCCAGCACCCACGGCGTCATGAACATGGACACCGGCGAGCGCAAGCCCGTGGCGCAGTGGCCCGAGTTCTCGGAATTCGCGGCTCAGTACGCCGCCAAGGTGAAGCAAGAGGCCACCGCCGTGGCCGTGACCAAGGTGGAGTCCTCCGAGAAGAAGGCCGGGCGCACCAAGCTGCTGGTGGGCGGCGCGCTCATCCTCGCGGTGGTGGGCGGCGGCGTGGCGTTCGCGGTCACCCGGACGGCCAGCGACAGCGAGCGTGTGGCGCAGGCCGACCTCGACGGCCTCTACGAGATGGGCGAGATCGCCATCGAGGGCACGGCCGAGACGCTCACCGACCCACACGCCGCGGGCGGCGGGAGCCGTCGGCACGGCGGCGGAGGTGGCCAGAGGCCGACGGGCGGTGGCGGCACCCCCGGCGCTCCCAGCGAGGGCGGCGGCGGGGGCGGTGGGGGCTCTGGCCTGTCTTACGAAGACGCCATGAACCGCGAAGTGGAGATGGGCGACATCAGCGGCGGCGGCGCCGGCGGCGGCCAGCTCACGTCCGCCCAGGTGGCCGCGGTCATGAACCAGCACGTCAACCGCGTCTACGGCGCGTGCGTGGTCCCCGAGCAGGCGCGCGGCGGCGACCTGAACGGCGTCACCATCGACATCGCCATCCTGGGCAGCGGCCAGGTGCAGGGCGCGAGCGCCCGCGAGGGCAGCCAAGAGTTCAAGTCCTGCGTGAACCGCGTGGTGCGGGGGGTCAACTTCCCCTCGTTCGGTGCGCCGCGCATGGGCGCCCGCTACCGCTTCAACGCGCGCTGA
- a CDS encoding ABC transporter permease, with the protein MSTATAKTAGSEPHDHDHDHDHDDDDVEESQLEFYAREIKDLAGVFSRTLYYCVRGNREKGDIARQMYAIGNGSMFFMGITMAFIGAIVAYQMGLQTRKIIPDMSLLGATFLKLQVRDLIASVGAMPLATRVGAGIAAEIGSMVVTEQTDALRMSAADPVDFLVVPRFLASVVMGTVVLCVGGAISILSGMVVCMVMFDVNPNTFFNFSMLTSGDVILGLLKMITYGGTIAIVSSQRGLRTFGGSEGVGIATTEAVVGSLFGIIIWQFILSAVGYVLLPA; encoded by the coding sequence ATGAGCACCGCCACCGCCAAGACCGCCGGTTCCGAGCCGCACGACCATGACCACGATCATGACCACGACGATGACGACGTCGAGGAGAGTCAGCTCGAGTTCTATGCGCGCGAGATCAAGGACCTCGCCGGCGTCTTCAGCCGCACGCTGTATTACTGCGTGCGCGGCAACCGCGAGAAGGGCGACATCGCCCGGCAGATGTACGCCATCGGCAACGGCTCCATGTTCTTCATGGGCATCACCATGGCCTTCATCGGGGCCATCGTGGCGTACCAGATGGGCTTGCAGACCCGCAAGATCATCCCCGACATGTCGCTCTTGGGCGCCACGTTCCTGAAGCTCCAGGTGCGCGACCTGATCGCCTCCGTGGGTGCCATGCCGCTCGCCACGCGCGTGGGCGCCGGCATCGCGGCCGAGATTGGCTCCATGGTGGTCACCGAGCAGACCGACGCGCTGCGCATGAGCGCCGCCGACCCGGTGGACTTCCTGGTGGTGCCGCGCTTCCTCGCGTCGGTGGTCATGGGCACCGTGGTGCTGTGCGTGGGCGGGGCCATCAGCATCTTGTCCGGCATGGTGGTCTGCATGGTCATGTTCGATGTGAACCCCAACACGTTCTTCAACTTCAGCATGCTGACGTCGGGCGACGTGATCCTGGGCCTCTTGAAGATGATCACGTATGGCGGGACCATCGCCATCGTCAGCTCCCAGCGCGGCCTGCGCACCTTCGGCGGCTCCGAGGGCGTGGGCATCGCCACCACCGAGGCGGTCGTCGGCTCGCTCTTCGGCATCATCATCTGGCAGTTCATCCTGAGCGCCGTGGGCTACGTCCTGTTGCCCGCCTGA
- the rlmB gene encoding 23S rRNA (guanosine(2251)-2'-O)-methyltransferase RlmB, whose translation MKRILTGPRFVAEALRGGARQDVHVVYVHEGDSESLREVRELAERAKVRVEERSREALDGLSKGVKHQGVVAITGEYPYVEVAELLASGGPCPLFVALDSLTDPHNFGAIVRSAVAFGAHGILVPKHNAVGVTPVVVRVSAGATERARIARVTNLQRTLMTLADAGMQVVGLDGDGDTDIYALPEAPQGRVVVIGSEGEGMRRMVRERCTLIAKIPISDEAESLNASVAAGIALSQARRQMSA comes from the coding sequence GTGAAACGCATCCTCACGGGGCCGCGCTTCGTGGCCGAGGCGCTGCGCGGTGGCGCCCGGCAAGACGTGCACGTGGTCTACGTGCACGAGGGCGACAGCGAGTCGCTGCGCGAGGTGCGCGAGCTGGCCGAGCGCGCCAAGGTGCGCGTGGAAGAGCGCTCGCGCGAGGCGCTGGACGGCCTGTCCAAGGGCGTGAAGCACCAGGGCGTGGTCGCCATCACGGGCGAGTACCCCTACGTGGAGGTCGCCGAGCTGCTGGCCAGCGGGGGCCCCTGCCCGCTGTTCGTCGCGCTCGACAGCCTGACCGACCCGCACAACTTCGGCGCCATCGTGCGCAGCGCAGTGGCTTTCGGGGCGCATGGCATCCTGGTGCCCAAGCACAACGCGGTGGGCGTCACGCCCGTGGTGGTGCGCGTCTCGGCCGGCGCCACCGAGCGCGCGCGCATCGCCCGCGTGACCAACCTGCAGCGCACCCTCATGACCCTGGCCGACGCGGGCATGCAGGTGGTGGGCCTCGACGGTGACGGCGACACCGACATCTACGCCCTGCCCGAAGCGCCGCAGGGCCGCGTGGTGGTCATCGGCTCCGAGGGCGAGGGCATGCGCCGCATGGTGCGCGAGCGCTGTACGCTGATAGCGAAGATCCCCATCTCGGACGAGGCCGAGTCGCTCAACGCGTCGGTCGCTGCTGGCATTGCGCTGTCCCAGGCGCGCCGCCAGATGTCCGCCTGA
- the pyrF gene encoding orotidine-5'-phosphate decarboxylase, with product MSQVHGSPHAPSARERLVLPLDVTDLLTARRWIDQLAGEVGVFKVGLELFTAAGPDAVRAVHDAGAACFLDLKLHDIPATMAKATASAARLGVRFLTVHAVAGPAALRAVAAEAGDTTLLAVTVLTSMDDDELETVGLAGPADRAVERLGGLSVAAGVGGLVCSPLEVAMLRERLGTAPTLMVPGVRPAGAAHGDQKRIATPGSAIEAGADFLVVGRPIRDAADPVAAARAVVDEMQGALARRSQAFA from the coding sequence ATGAGCCAAGTCCATGGCAGCCCTCACGCGCCGAGCGCGCGTGAGCGGCTGGTGCTTCCTCTCGATGTCACGGACTTGCTCACCGCCCGTCGCTGGATAGACCAGCTGGCAGGCGAAGTTGGCGTCTTCAAGGTGGGCCTCGAGCTGTTCACGGCGGCGGGGCCCGACGCCGTGCGCGCTGTGCACGACGCTGGGGCCGCCTGCTTCCTGGACCTCAAGCTGCACGACATCCCCGCCACCATGGCGAAGGCCACGGCGTCTGCGGCGCGGTTGGGTGTGCGCTTCCTCACGGTGCACGCGGTGGCTGGGCCGGCGGCGCTCCGCGCCGTGGCCGCCGAGGCGGGGGACACCACCTTGCTGGCCGTCACGGTGCTCACCAGCATGGACGACGACGAGCTGGAGACCGTGGGCCTCGCGGGCCCTGCCGACCGTGCTGTCGAGCGCCTGGGCGGGCTGAGCGTGGCGGCCGGTGTGGGAGGCCTGGTGTGCTCGCCGCTGGAGGTGGCCATGCTGCGTGAGCGGCTGGGCACGGCGCCCACCCTGATGGTGCCGGGTGTGCGGCCAGCAGGGGCGGCGCACGGTGACCAGAAGCGCATCGCCACGCCCGGCAGCGCCATCGAAGCCGGCGCAGACTTCCTGGTGGTGGGGCGCCCCATCCGCGACGCCGCAGACCCCGTGGCCGCCGCGCGCGCCGTGGTGGACGAGATGCAGGGCGCGCTCGCGCGGCGCAGCCAGGCCTTCGCGTGA
- a CDS encoding ATP-binding cassette domain-containing protein: MSIIFENIHKAFGPKVILNGVDLEIGTGECFFIIGGSGVGKSVLIKHLIGLLRPDDGNIYLGSRRPEDEVSRKSETEMYPVRMRCAMVFQNSTLFDSMNAVENVALPLRKHKGLSMNEALEQAMVQLGKVHMQDFAKSYPAELGDGMRKRVAIARALTLDPEYVLFDEPTTSLDPISARRVDAMIRELCDVVGVTSIVVSHDLVSIESISDRIAMLYKGTVRLLGTWADFENTDDPVVRQFIRGEAEGPIEL, translated from the coding sequence ATGTCCATCATCTTCGAGAACATCCACAAGGCCTTTGGCCCCAAGGTCATCCTGAACGGGGTGGACCTCGAGATCGGTACGGGCGAGTGCTTCTTCATCATCGGCGGCTCGGGCGTCGGGAAGAGCGTGCTCATCAAGCACCTCATCGGGCTGCTGCGTCCGGATGACGGCAACATCTACCTGGGCAGCCGGAGGCCCGAGGACGAAGTCAGCCGCAAGAGCGAGACCGAGATGTACCCGGTGCGCATGCGCTGCGCGATGGTGTTCCAGAACTCCACCCTGTTCGACTCCATGAACGCGGTGGAGAACGTGGCGCTGCCGCTCCGCAAGCACAAGGGCCTCTCCATGAACGAAGCGCTCGAGCAGGCCATGGTGCAGCTCGGGAAGGTGCACATGCAGGACTTCGCCAAGTCCTACCCGGCCGAGCTCGGAGACGGCATGCGCAAGCGCGTGGCCATCGCCCGCGCGCTCACGCTGGACCCGGAGTACGTGCTCTTCGACGAGCCCACGACCTCGCTCGACCCGATCAGCGCGCGCCGCGTGGACGCCATGATCCGCGAGCTCTGTGATGTGGTCGGGGTGACGAGCATCGTCGTCAGTCACGACCTGGTGTCGATCGAGTCGATCTCGGATCGCATCGCGATGCTGTATAAGGGAACCGTTCGCCTGCTCGGTACGTGGGCGGACTTCGAAAACACCGACGACCCCGTGGTGAGGCAGTTCATCCGGGGAGAGGCTGAAGGGCCGATAGAGCTATGA
- a CDS encoding ATP-binding cassette domain-containing protein, with the protein MIKVHDIHLRFKAPVLRGVSLEVPHECIYALIGPGAAGKSVLFKTIAGLLTPESGQVWIDGEEVTFHDELKLAQLRRKIGYLFQNYALFDKSVGDNIAFPLRRLFDNLSEEEIAERVSERLMRMSLPGFENRNPSSLSGGQKKRIGVARATVIRAPYILYDEPTAGLDPVTSQRICNLIRDEAREQRSTVMIVSSDIKRVLSIADRVGMLLNGELIFDGTLSEAWASTNPYVHQFIRGETEGPL; encoded by the coding sequence GTGATCAAGGTTCACGACATCCATCTCCGCTTCAAGGCCCCCGTCCTTCGCGGGGTTTCCCTAGAAGTTCCGCATGAGTGCATCTACGCGCTCATCGGCCCCGGTGCGGCCGGCAAGAGCGTGCTCTTCAAGACGATCGCCGGGCTGCTCACCCCCGAGTCGGGCCAGGTCTGGATCGACGGCGAAGAGGTCACCTTCCACGACGAACTCAAGCTCGCCCAGCTGCGCCGGAAGATCGGCTACCTCTTCCAGAACTACGCGCTGTTCGACAAGAGCGTGGGCGACAACATCGCGTTCCCGCTGCGGCGCCTGTTCGACAACCTCAGCGAAGAAGAGATCGCAGAGCGCGTGTCCGAGCGCCTCATGCGCATGTCGCTCCCCGGCTTCGAGAACCGCAACCCGTCCAGCCTCTCGGGCGGCCAGAAGAAGCGCATCGGTGTGGCCCGCGCCACCGTCATCCGGGCGCCGTACATCCTGTATGACGAACCCACGGCCGGCCTCGACCCCGTCACCAGCCAGCGCATCTGCAACCTCATCCGCGACGAAGCGCGTGAGCAACGCAGCACCGTGATGATCGTGTCCAGCGACATCAAGCGCGTGCTCAGCATCGCCGACCGGGTGGGCATGCTCCTCAACGGCGAGCTCATCTTCGACGGCACCCTCAGCGAGGCGTGGGCGTCCACCAACCCCTACGTGCACCAGTTCATCCGAGGCGAGACAGAGGGCCCCCTATGA